DNA from Vicia villosa cultivar HV-30 ecotype Madison, WI unplaced genomic scaffold, Vvil1.0 ctg.000731F_1_1, whole genome shotgun sequence:
TCCTGgacataattaaaacaaataaattagaataataattaaaaacaagACTTTTAGTATGTATGAAGTAATTAATAAGAAAAAGGCAATAGAAACAACATACTTGCTACAATCAACTGTAGGACTAATTGGAAAAGACAAATTAATGTGACAAAGTTGTGGAAGTTGAGCAGCCCTGTCTGGTTTAACTCCAAACCTAGTAGAAGCATCTTTGAGACATTGGCAGACACTTCTCAGAATAGGAGTTGTGTTAGCCTTATTGAACAAATTAGTGGCTCCAGTACAACACTCAGCAGATGGTGTTGGTGGAAGAAATCCTGTTAGAAAAGTTAGACATGGCAATAGATTTGAAATAGCCTCTGGACATGAAACATCATCCATTTCACTTGCATGTAATGTTGTTGTCATTATcatgcataaaactaatgttgcagAAACTGTTTTCTGACTCGACATCTTGATTTCAATATGAATGGATATAGCTTTGGTTTTTCTATTCAGTTTTGGTTATGATGATTTGTATCTGAAGTCTCTTCAATTTATAGGCATGGATGTTACAAATCAGcaacttattattttattttaatttagaattaatgtattatttaaacGGTCAATCAACCTAATAACTACATCATTAAAACCATTTAAAGAAATGTTCATTAaagattttaaatatattatagtaTTTAAAATTACCCTCAACTCAAGAAATTAGTATATTCAATTGCATATAAGAGATACAGAActctatttattttcaaaaaaaaacaaaaattaataattgttTTCTAATTGATGGCATTGTCTATATATAATACTCGCTCTGtatttattataagaaaaaatttacttttaaaaTTTAAGTTGTTTCATCAAATATATTGTGTATTtaatgaatataatttttttttataaaaaatagtaattaGAGGGAAATAATAGATGATGACTGTACCTTCTATttcttaaaatttataaaaatattgaaatatattttagaaaatcgacaaagcaaataaaaatttcaaagcTTAAGAATATTTTACTTGTAAAAAAGCTATAGAAtgctttctattttatgaaaatttatttcgttttaaaattaaaatttttttctttcaattttatttaattaaccaTTATTctgtaaatattaattttattttagtttttataatagtaaattttatttaatactcAATGTGAATTTTATTACTAgtcaaaatataatttttgtattataatattgttttaatttattaaaaatataaaataatatctatttttaaatagtttgaattttgaatatgaTTTGCATCAAAATCCTCTTTAATTTATAGGCAGGTATTTAAACAAATAAGGGACttcttatttgttttaaataatgctTAATTGATCTTTAAAGTCAACTTAAATTTATTTATACAATCAATCATTCTAAATAATAAATTACGAAAGGTTTTAAATGACATTGCTCTagtttttttctttcataaatgTATGGTATTCAAAGTTACaataaaagttatatatatatatatatatatatatatatatatatatatatatatatatatatatatatatatatatatatatatatatatatatatatatatatatatatatatatatatatatatatatagggcatatcatatgagaatgacatacttatatgagaatgtgagaatgaatctgaaccgttggattttaaaataaatggtggagatgatgagtgaatcttttttttctctctcctgtatcttgaaataaatgaagtaggagagagaaaaaaaagattcactcataatctccaccatttattttaaaatccaatggttcggattcattctcatatccatttattttaaaatccaatggttcggattcattctcatattctcatataaatatgtcattctcatatgatatgccctctatatatatatatatatatata
Protein-coding regions in this window:
- the LOC131630748 gene encoding non-specific lipid-transfer protein A-like; this translates as MSSQKTVSATLVLCMIMTTTLHASEMDDVSCPEAISNLLPCLTFLTGFLPPTPSAECCTGATNLFNKANTTPILRSVCQCLKDASTRFGVKPDRAAQLPQLCHINLSFPISPTVDCSKIQ